The proteins below come from a single Geobacillus thermoleovorans genomic window:
- a CDS encoding serine hydrolase: MRRRKQNWLFWLLSICLCLTFGPFQQTVKAESAPLDIRADAAILVDAQTGRILYEKNIDTVLGIASMTKMMTEYLLLDAIKAKRVKWDQMYTPSDYVYRLSQDRALSNVPLRKDGKYTVRELYEAMAIYSANGATVAIAEIIAGSEKNFVKMMNDKAKELGLKDYKFVNATGLSNKDLKGFHPEGTSTNEENVMSARAMAMLAYRLLKDHPEVLKTASIPHKVFREGTKDEIKMDNWNWMLPGLVYGYEGVDGLKTGYTEFAGNCFTGTAKRNGVRLISVVMNAKDASGKTTKEARFKETEKLFNYGFNQYSLETLYPKGYQLKGKETLPVVKGKEKEVRVATGKNLDLLVKNGEEKQYKPVYVLDKKKMTKEGKLVAPLKKGETVGYMTLEYKGDDSLAFLSPDMQKNIRVPLVTTAEVEKANWFVLSMRAVGGLFVDLWTSVAKTVKGWL, encoded by the coding sequence GTGAGGAGGAGAAAACAAAACTGGTTGTTTTGGTTGCTGTCGATTTGCCTTTGTTTAACGTTTGGTCCGTTTCAACAGACGGTGAAGGCGGAAAGCGCCCCGCTTGACATCCGGGCGGACGCTGCGATTTTAGTGGATGCACAAACGGGAAGAATTTTGTATGAAAAAAATATCGATACGGTGCTTGGGATTGCCAGCATGACGAAAATGATGACCGAGTATTTGCTTCTTGACGCCATTAAGGCGAAGCGCGTCAAATGGGATCAAATGTACACGCCAAGCGATTACGTGTACCGGCTGTCGCAAGACCGGGCGCTGTCCAATGTCCCGTTGCGAAAAGATGGCAAGTATACGGTGCGTGAGCTGTACGAGGCAATGGCCATTTATTCGGCGAACGGGGCAACGGTCGCGATTGCTGAGATCATCGCTGGATCGGAGAAAAATTTTGTGAAAATGATGAACGACAAAGCGAAAGAGCTTGGGCTGAAAGATTATAAGTTTGTCAATGCCACAGGGTTGAGCAATAAGGATTTAAAAGGATTCCATCCGGAAGGGACAAGCACAAATGAGGAAAACGTCATGTCCGCACGTGCGATGGCGATGCTTGCCTACCGGTTGCTGAAAGATCATCCCGAAGTGCTGAAAACAGCGAGCATTCCTCATAAAGTATTCCGGGAAGGAACAAAAGATGAAATCAAAATGGACAACTGGAATTGGATGCTGCCTGGGCTTGTGTACGGATACGAAGGTGTAGACGGGTTGAAAACCGGCTATACGGAATTTGCCGGCAACTGTTTCACCGGGACGGCGAAACGAAACGGCGTCCGCTTGATTTCGGTTGTCATGAACGCGAAAGATGCGAGTGGGAAAACAACAAAAGAGGCGCGCTTTAAAGAGACAGAAAAACTATTTAACTACGGATTCAACCAATACTCCCTCGAGACGCTTTATCCAAAAGGGTACCAGCTGAAAGGAAAAGAAACACTTCCGGTCGTGAAAGGGAAAGAAAAAGAGGTTCGTGTCGCGACAGGAAAGAATCTGGATCTGCTTGTGAAAAACGGCGAGGAAAAACAATACAAACCTGTATATGTGTTGGACAAGAAAAAAATGACAAAAGAAGGAAAGCTAGTCGCCCCTTTGAAAAAAGGGGAAACAGTTGGATATATGACGCTCGAATATAAAGGGGACGACTCCCTTGCCTTCTTAAGCCCAGACATGCAAAAAAACATCCGTGTGCCGCTTGTCACAACAGCTGAAGTCGAAAAAGCCAATTGGTTTGTTCTTTCGATGCGCGCGGTCGGCGGACTGTTTGTTGATTTATGGACAAGCGTCGCCAAAACAGTGAAAGGCTGGCTGTAA